A single Saccharolobus shibatae B12 DNA region contains:
- a CDS encoding DUF2203 domain-containing protein yields MEYPYFDLETAKQLLPWLRDRLLQLRKIKNEIELLLVNGDKYALQQYASETKKIIDEIISKGIILRDIDIGLVDFPAIINNKPAFFCWKIDEDEITYWHYIDEGFRGRKRLTGYEDILSLR; encoded by the coding sequence GTGGAATATCCATATTTCGACTTGGAGACCGCTAAGCAATTGTTACCTTGGCTTAGGGATCGTTTACTCCAATTGAGAAAGATAAAGAATGAGATCGAGCTCCTCTTAGTTAACGGTGATAAATACGCTTTGCAACAATACGCTAGCGAGACTAAGAAAATTATCGACGAAATCATTTCAAAGGGTATTATACTACGAGACATAGATATAGGCTTAGTTGACTTCCCTGCAATAATAAACAATAAGCCTGCATTCTTTTGTTGGAAAATAGACGAAGACGAGATAACGTATTGGCACTACATTGACGAGGGTTTTAGGGGAAGAAAGAGGTTAACTGGTTATGAGGATATTCTAAGTTTACGTTAA
- the cutA gene encoding glyceraldehyde dehydrogenase subunit alpha gives MYVGQSVKRKEDLKFITGSGRYIDDIEYPGTLYLYIIRSNVAHAKIKKIDVSDALKTNGVVGVITGLTIPFENRPNNWPMAKDEILYVGHPIAAILATDRYTAADAADSVQIDYEELPAVIDPEKALKDDVKAVEGRSNIAYKKVYNAGDPDKALSNSDIVLEEKFEISRVYPSPMETRGLLSVYQEGSLLVYASTQSAHYMRRYLLSAFGNKIRDIRVIQADVGGAFGAKLFPYAEDFITVYASLQYKKPVKWVALRSEDMRGMYHGRGQIHKVKFGAKKDGTLTAVIGDAIIDLGAASHGTYLVDIAATMLAGPYKVRDLRINAYGVYTNKTPLDQYRGAGRPEAAFVYERIMDIISDELKLDPIAVRKKNLITELPYTNPLGLKYDSGNYLKLLEKAEKVYREFEERANKLRKQGRRVGAGLSFYLEQNNFGPWESASVRIKADGKVQVIIGASPHGQGAETGIAQIVADELGISVDDVEVIWGDTALIGEGFGTYGSRSLTLAGNAALLAARRVKDKVLRLTAQFMKSDVQELQYKDGKVINPKTGKTMSLKEVASRNMASLGGIWEYKEEPGLEATGYFGFDNLTYPYGSHVVLAEVDNSGKVKVLDYYAIDDIGTVVNPMLAEAQVIGGVIQGFGESVLEEIVYDENGNLLTGNLFDYAIPTAVEAFNIKWEYMEEGKSDAPLPAKGIGEGATIGTPPALIRAIEKAIGKKLTRLPGRLEDLI, from the coding sequence ATGTACGTTGGTCAAAGCGTAAAAAGGAAAGAGGATTTAAAGTTCATTACCGGTTCTGGGAGATATATTGACGATATTGAGTACCCTGGAACTTTGTACCTTTACATCATTAGGAGTAACGTTGCTCACGCCAAAATTAAGAAGATTGACGTTAGCGACGCTTTGAAAACAAACGGTGTTGTTGGAGTTATCACTGGTTTGACAATCCCTTTTGAGAATAGGCCTAATAATTGGCCAATGGCTAAGGATGAAATATTATACGTTGGCCACCCTATTGCAGCAATTTTGGCTACTGATAGATATACAGCTGCTGATGCAGCGGATTCAGTTCAAATAGACTACGAGGAGTTACCTGCAGTTATTGACCCAGAAAAGGCTTTGAAAGACGATGTAAAAGCCGTTGAGGGTAGAAGTAATATTGCTTATAAGAAAGTTTATAACGCGGGTGACCCAGATAAAGCCCTTTCAAATTCAGATATTGTATTAGAGGAGAAGTTTGAAATTTCTAGGGTTTATCCCTCGCCGATGGAAACTAGGGGATTGCTTTCAGTATATCAAGAGGGTAGTTTGTTAGTTTACGCGTCTACACAATCCGCCCATTACATGAGGAGATATTTGCTATCAGCCTTTGGTAATAAGATAAGGGATATAAGAGTTATTCAAGCTGATGTTGGAGGTGCTTTTGGGGCTAAGTTATTCCCATATGCTGAGGATTTCATAACTGTTTACGCTAGTTTGCAATACAAGAAACCTGTAAAGTGGGTTGCTTTAAGGAGTGAAGATATGAGGGGCATGTATCATGGTAGGGGACAGATACACAAGGTTAAGTTTGGAGCTAAAAAGGATGGTACTTTAACTGCAGTAATAGGTGATGCGATTATTGACTTAGGTGCTGCTTCTCATGGAACTTACCTAGTGGATATAGCAGCTACAATGTTGGCTGGGCCATATAAGGTTAGGGATCTAAGAATTAATGCATATGGCGTCTACACAAATAAGACTCCTTTAGACCAATACAGAGGAGCTGGTAGGCCAGAGGCTGCTTTTGTTTATGAAAGAATAATGGATATTATTTCTGATGAGTTGAAATTAGACCCTATAGCCGTTAGGAAAAAGAACTTGATAACTGAATTGCCTTACACTAATCCTTTAGGTCTAAAGTATGATTCTGGTAATTACTTAAAATTACTGGAGAAAGCTGAGAAGGTTTATAGGGAATTCGAGGAGAGGGCTAACAAGTTGAGAAAGCAAGGTAGAAGGGTTGGTGCTGGTTTATCATTTTATCTAGAGCAGAATAATTTTGGTCCCTGGGAGAGCGCTTCAGTCAGAATTAAGGCTGATGGTAAAGTTCAAGTCATAATTGGTGCCAGTCCACATGGTCAAGGTGCAGAAACTGGTATTGCACAAATCGTTGCTGATGAGTTAGGGATAAGTGTAGACGACGTTGAAGTGATCTGGGGTGATACTGCTCTCATAGGTGAGGGTTTTGGTACTTATGGCAGTAGAAGTTTGACCTTAGCTGGTAATGCTGCGTTATTAGCAGCTAGAAGAGTTAAGGATAAGGTCTTGAGGCTAACTGCGCAATTCATGAAGTCCGATGTTCAAGAGTTACAGTATAAGGATGGTAAGGTAATTAATCCTAAGACTGGTAAGACAATGAGTTTGAAAGAAGTTGCCTCACGTAATATGGCTAGTTTAGGAGGTATTTGGGAATATAAGGAGGAACCTGGGTTAGAGGCCACGGGTTATTTCGGATTTGATAATTTAACTTATCCCTATGGTTCACATGTTGTTTTAGCTGAGGTTGATAATTCCGGTAAGGTTAAGGTTTTAGATTATTACGCTATCGATGATATAGGTACTGTTGTTAATCCAATGCTAGCTGAGGCTCAAGTTATAGGAGGAGTGATTCAAGGCTTTGGTGAGAGTGTTTTGGAGGAGATTGTATACGATGAAAATGGCAATTTACTAACTGGAAACCTATTCGATTACGCAATACCTACTGCCGTTGAGGCATTTAATATTAAATGGGAGTACATGGAAGAGGGGAAATCCGATGCTCCTTTACCAGCTAAGGGAATTGGGGAGGGTGCAACTATTGGTACTCCACCAGCGTTGATAAGGGCAATAGAAAAGGCAATAGGTAAGAAGTTGACCAGATTGCCAGGTAGGTTAGAGGATTTGATATGA
- a CDS encoding rhodanese-like domain-containing protein gives MTQVIESYSSPFYKNIIDLPPSMVRKLWKNGKIMILDIRTPQEYEDHHIPGAILAPLDYLEHLTELFEDKEVAVVCEHGNRASYATYGMPHLYKKRAYYMIGGMALWMSLGYEVESGMDENGLLWQKILEKKFNY, from the coding sequence ATGACTCAAGTAATAGAATCCTATTCCTCACCCTTTTATAAAAACATAATCGACTTACCTCCATCAATGGTAAGGAAACTATGGAAAAATGGAAAGATAATGATACTCGATATTAGAACACCACAAGAATATGAGGATCATCACATACCGGGGGCAATCTTAGCACCTTTAGATTATTTAGAGCATTTAACTGAACTTTTCGAAGATAAGGAAGTCGCTGTTGTATGTGAACACGGAAATAGGGCTAGCTACGCCACATACGGTATGCCTCATCTTTATAAGAAAAGAGCTTACTACATGATTGGTGGAATGGCATTATGGATGTCTTTGGGTTACGAAGTTGAAAGTGGGATGGATGAAAATGGATTACTATGGCAAAAGATTCTAGAAAAGAAATTCAACTATTAA
- a CDS encoding M1 family metallopeptidase: MIKVNRYEIFLDFSFQTGNYKGYEKIEMESDEETVVLDAVGLKIVKVKVNGKEIEFSQDESRVNVKSGSFSGILEVEFEGKVAERKLVGIYKASYKDGYVISTQFEATHARDFIPCFDHPAMKAKFKLTVKVEKGLKVISNMPVVKEKEENGKVAYEFDETPRMSTYLLYLGIGNFEEIKDEGKIPTIIVATIPGKVQKGRFSMQISRNSIEFYGKYFEIPYQLPKVHLIAIPEFAYGAMENWGAITFRETALLADDSSSVYQKFRVAEVVAHELAHQWFGNLVTLKWWDDLWLNESFATFMSHKAISQLFPSWNFWGYFVLNQTSRALEKDSVSTTHPIEAHVRDPNEVEQMFDDISYGKGASILRMIEAYVGEENFRRGVVNYLKKFSYSNAQGSDLWNSISEVFGSNISPIMADWITKPGYPMIRVSVSGNRVNLEQERFSVLGNVENLTYKIPLTMEVNGKIVTHLLEKERETIAFEEDIKSFKANVNRTGFYRVLYNTDLVFNAKLSELDKWGIINDYWAFLLAGKIDFKEYESVIAKFFNDKDFLPVNELSNELFTLYAINLDKYQGISKEFHRIQLKNWRNSKEELGRLTYSNILYRLAAMDDEFSLGLSEMFRFYDSLDSDTRQGVAVAYAITYEEDAVDELLERYRKESFDEEKLRYLTSMLFFRKPYLVGNTLSLILSGEIKKQDIPYTLSVVSYNPYAKSAVLSWIKMHMNFMREAYKGTGILGRRLAEVIPLIGIGAEKETEQFFNNLKMPEGERGIRTGLELLKAYSRLK, translated from the coding sequence ATGATTAAGGTTAATAGATACGAGATTTTTCTTGATTTTAGCTTTCAAACTGGAAATTATAAGGGATATGAGAAAATTGAAATGGAAAGCGATGAAGAAACAGTAGTACTGGACGCTGTAGGTTTGAAGATAGTAAAGGTCAAGGTAAACGGAAAAGAGATTGAATTCTCTCAAGATGAGAGTAGAGTCAACGTGAAGAGCGGATCCTTTTCCGGCATTTTAGAGGTAGAATTTGAGGGAAAGGTTGCTGAGAGGAAGTTGGTGGGTATTTATAAGGCCTCTTATAAAGATGGATACGTTATTAGTACGCAGTTTGAGGCAACACATGCTAGGGACTTTATTCCTTGTTTCGATCATCCTGCAATGAAGGCCAAGTTTAAGTTAACTGTTAAAGTGGAAAAGGGGCTTAAGGTAATATCCAATATGCCAGTAGTGAAAGAAAAGGAAGAGAATGGGAAAGTAGCATATGAATTTGATGAAACGCCTAGAATGTCTACCTATTTACTATACCTAGGAATTGGAAACTTTGAGGAAATTAAAGACGAAGGTAAGATTCCGACAATTATAGTAGCCACAATACCGGGCAAGGTGCAAAAGGGAAGATTCTCTATGCAGATCTCAAGAAATTCTATAGAGTTCTATGGAAAGTATTTTGAAATTCCCTACCAATTGCCTAAGGTTCATTTAATCGCAATACCGGAATTCGCATATGGGGCTATGGAGAATTGGGGGGCAATTACTTTTAGGGAGACTGCTTTATTGGCTGATGATTCTTCTTCTGTTTATCAGAAGTTTAGGGTTGCTGAGGTTGTTGCTCATGAGTTAGCTCACCAATGGTTTGGTAATTTGGTTACTTTGAAGTGGTGGGATGATTTATGGTTAAACGAGAGTTTCGCAACGTTCATGAGCCATAAGGCTATTTCGCAACTATTCCCGTCATGGAACTTCTGGGGTTATTTCGTTTTAAACCAGACTTCAAGGGCATTGGAGAAGGACTCTGTGTCAACTACACACCCGATAGAGGCACATGTAAGGGACCCCAATGAAGTAGAGCAAATGTTCGATGATATTAGTTACGGTAAGGGGGCTAGTATTTTAAGGATGATTGAGGCTTACGTTGGTGAGGAGAATTTCAGAAGGGGTGTAGTTAATTACTTAAAGAAGTTCTCGTATTCAAACGCTCAAGGTTCTGATTTATGGAACTCAATATCTGAAGTTTTCGGTTCTAATATTTCTCCAATAATGGCTGATTGGATAACTAAGCCTGGCTATCCCATGATTAGGGTTAGTGTTTCTGGAAATCGCGTGAACTTAGAGCAGGAGAGATTTTCGGTATTAGGAAATGTCGAGAACTTGACTTATAAGATTCCTCTTACCATGGAGGTTAACGGTAAGATTGTAACTCATTTACTAGAAAAGGAGAGAGAGACTATAGCTTTTGAGGAAGATATAAAGAGCTTTAAGGCTAATGTAAATAGGACTGGATTTTATAGAGTTCTTTACAACACTGATCTAGTTTTTAATGCCAAGTTATCAGAGCTTGATAAGTGGGGTATTATAAACGACTATTGGGCTTTCCTATTGGCTGGTAAAATAGACTTTAAGGAATATGAAAGTGTAATAGCTAAATTCTTTAATGATAAGGATTTCTTACCGGTTAATGAGCTTTCTAATGAATTATTTACCCTTTATGCGATAAACCTTGACAAGTATCAAGGTATTTCAAAGGAATTTCATAGAATTCAGCTGAAGAACTGGAGAAATTCAAAGGAGGAGTTAGGAAGACTGACGTATTCAAATATTCTTTATAGACTTGCTGCAATGGATGATGAATTCTCTTTAGGTCTCTCGGAGATGTTCAGATTCTACGATTCTCTAGATTCTGATACGAGACAAGGAGTAGCTGTGGCATATGCTATTACTTATGAAGAGGACGCTGTTGACGAACTGTTGGAAAGATATAGGAAGGAAAGTTTTGATGAGGAAAAACTTAGATATCTAACCAGTATGTTATTCTTTAGGAAACCTTACCTTGTGGGAAACACTTTAAGTTTAATACTGAGCGGTGAGATTAAGAAGCAAGACATTCCCTATACTTTAAGCGTAGTATCTTACAATCCTTACGCAAAGAGTGCAGTGCTAAGCTGGATTAAGATGCATATGAACTTCATGAGAGAGGCCTATAAGGGTACTGGGATCCTTGGGAGGAGACTTGCAGAGGTTATTCCACTGATTGGAATAGGGGCGGAAAAAGAAACTGAGCAGTTCTTTAATAATCTTAAAATGCCTGAAGGAGAGAGGGGAATAAGGACAGGTTTGGAGTTGCTTAAGGCTTATTCGAGGTTAAAGTGA
- a CDS encoding ferritin family protein, which yields MDKYKLALLGEAGAAGLDRGFSIRYKVFRESYLNEMSHWKYFQKYSRSLLEKPVYYAFSILGFIISLFGIMAVKKVNEIVERNAIDFYKNNFDENNEEVRKILEDEEKHLTMSVDA from the coding sequence ATGGATAAGTACAAACTAGCTTTATTAGGTGAAGCTGGTGCTGCCGGATTAGATAGGGGATTTTCAATTAGATATAAGGTTTTTCGTGAATCCTACCTAAACGAGATGTCTCACTGGAAGTATTTTCAAAAATATAGTAGATCGTTATTGGAGAAACCGGTATATTACGCTTTTTCAATCCTTGGTTTTATAATTTCATTATTTGGAATAATGGCTGTTAAAAAGGTTAATGAGATCGTAGAAAGAAACGCTATTGATTTTTACAAGAATAACTTTGATGAGAACAATGAGGAGGTAAGGAAAATTTTAGAAGATGAGGAGAAGCATCTCACAATGTCAGTCGATGCTTAA